In Camelus bactrianus isolate YW-2024 breed Bactrian camel chromosome 34, ASM4877302v1, whole genome shotgun sequence, one genomic interval encodes:
- the ERP27 gene encoding endoplasmic reticulum resident protein 27 encodes MEAAQSRCLFLVFLFTCQLSPEAAAEGQEPSDGSSASQKPVQLTDVPAAMEFIAAAEVAVIGFFQDLEVPAVSIFHSTVQNFQDVSFGISTAPEVLAHYNVTGSAISLFRLVDNEQLDLKSKDIESMDLPKLSRFIESNNLHLVTEYNPMTAIGLFKSKIQIHLLLVMNKGSPEYEESLYKYQEAAKLFQGKILFVLVDSGVKENRKVISFFKLKNSQLPALAIYQTLDDVWDTLPITEVSVEHVQNFCDGFLKGKRLRENRESEEKTSKVEL; translated from the exons ATGGAGGCTGCCCAGTCCAGATGCTTGTTTCTGGTTTTTCTCTTCACATGCCAGCTGTCCCCAGAAGCTGCCGCAGAAGGCCAGGAACCCTCAG ATGGTTCCAGTGCTTCCCAGAAACCCGTGCAACTCACAGATGTCCCAGCTGCCATGGAATTCATCGCTGCCGCTGAGGTGGCTGTCATAGGCTTCTTCCAG GATTTAGAAGTACCAGCAGTATCCATATTCCACAGTACAGTGCAAAATTTCCAAGACGTGTCATTTGGAATCAGCACTGCCCCGGAGGTTCTGGCCCACTACAACGTCACTGGCAGCGCCATTTCCCTCTTTCGTCTG GTGGATAACGAACAACTGGATTTAAAGAGTAAGGACATTGAAAGCATGGACCTCCCCAAATTAAGCCGTTTCATTGAGAGCAACAACCTCCACTTGGTGACAGAGTACAACCCTATG ACGGCAATTGGCCTGTTTAAGAGTAAGATTCAGATTCATCTTCTACTGGTGATGAATAAGGGATCCCCAGAGTATGAAGAAAGCTTGTACAAATACCAGGAGGCGGCTAAGCTCTTCCAGGGGAAG ATTCTTTTCGTTCTGGTGGACAGTGGTGTGAAGGAAAATAGGAAGGTGATATCATTTTTCAAACTAAAGAATTCCCAGCTGCCTGCTTTGGCGATTTACCAGACCCTGGATGATGTATGGGATACACTGCCCATAACAGAAGTGTCAGTTGAGCACGTGCAAAACTTCTGCGATGGATTCCTGAAGGGGAAGAGGCTG AGAGAAAATCGTGAATCAGAAGAAAAGACTTCAAAGGTGGAACTTTAA
- the ARHGDIB gene encoding rho GDP-dissociation inhibitor 2, which produces MTEKAPEPHLEEDDDDVDGKLNYKPPPQKSLKELQEMDKDDESLIKYKKTLLGDGPVVADPTAPNVTVTRLTLVCESAPGPITMDLTGDLEALKKETFVLKEGVEYRVKIHFKVNKDIVSGLKYVQHTYRTGVKVDKATFMVGSYGPRPEEYEFLTPTEEAPKGMLARGTYHNKSFFTDDDKHDHLTWEWNLSIKKEWTE; this is translated from the exons ATGACTGAAAAGGCCCCAGAACCACACCTGGAGGAGGATGACGATGACGTGGACGGCAAACTCAATTACAAGCCCCCACCTCAGAAGTCCCTGAAGGAGCTGCAGGAGATGGACAAAGATGACGAAAGTCTGATTAAGTACAAGAAGACGCTCCTGGGGGACGGTCCTGTGGTAGCAG ACCCAACAGCCCCCAATGTCACTGTTACCCGCCTTACCCTGGTTTGTGAAAGTGCCCCAGGACCAATCACCATGGACCTCACAG GGGATCTGGAAGCcctgaaaaaagaaacttttgtgcTAAAGGAAGGTGTTGAATATAGAGTCAAAATTCACTTCAAA GTGAACAAGGACATTGTGTCAGGCCTGAAATATGTTCAGCACACCTACCGGACTGGGGTGAAAG tgGATAAAGCGACGTTCATGGTTGGCAGCTATGGACCTCGGCCCGAAGAGTATGAGTTTCTGACTCCTACTGAGGAGGCGCCCAAGGGCATGCTGGCCCGAGGCACTTACCACAACAAGTCCTTCTTCACGGACGATGACAAGCATGACCACCTCACCTGGGAGTGGAACCTGTCCATTAAGAAGGAGTGGACAGAATGA